TTCAGTGACGTGGCGACGAACCGGACGTCTGCGGACGGGCTGACCCTGATTTCCAGTGGCACCGGGTTCGGAAACAACACGCTCGATACCGGCTGGTTCTATTCGAATGATGCGACGACCCTGTCGAACTTTTTCAGTTCCCTTTCCGGCGGGGCCGTCGCCTTCCAGCTTTCGGATGTTGACCCGGGCGACAACTTTTTCGATTTCACGGCGGGTGTAGACGGCGGTCTCGTCAATGTCGGCCAACCGCCGAACATCTCGCCGATCATCAGCAGCGTCACCAACAGTGGGCCGGTGGACGAGGGCGATTCGGCGACCGTGACGGTCGTCGCATCCGATCCCGACGCGACCACGGGTGGCCTCACCTACGAGTTTGACATCGACAATGATGGCACATACGACGTGTCGAATTCGACCGGCGTCCTGACGATTCCGTTCGCCGATGACGACCCGACCGCGACGCCATTCGACCTCTCGACCGTGAATGTCCGGGTCAGCGATTCGCGCGGGGGCACGGATACGGATTCGACGACCATCCAGGTCAACAATGTCGCCCCGGTTATTGAAGATGGCGCGGTCGATCTCGGGACCTGGTCGCAAGAGGATTTCAATGCCGGTGCCGGTAACTGGACCGTGTCAGCCGGCGGGGAGACGGTTAACCAGTCGATCAATGGTAACCCGACTGTCTATTACAGCGATGTACCGTTCGCGGGCGACTTCCAGGGCAAGATCACGGTCAACACCACCGGTGACGACGATTTCATCGGTTTTGTGCTGGGCTTCGATGCCGGCGACCTGACGACAAACTCGGCTTCAGACTTCCTCTTGATCGACTGGAAGCAGGGTAACCAATTCTTTGGATCCCAGCTCGGCGAGGCAGGCCTCGCGGTATCCCGCGTCAACGGCCTGACGACCAACAATCAGGATTTCTGGGGTCACAGCGGTGCGGTGACCGAACTCGCCGAAGGCACGACGCTCGGTTCGACCGGCTGGAGCGACCTCGCCACCAACGAGTTCACGTTCAGCTACACCCCCGACAATCTCCAGATTTTCGTCAACGGCACCCTGGAGATCGACATCGATTCTGCCGATTTCGGCGGCGGGCCATTCCCGGCCGGCAGCCTCGGCTTCTATAACTTCTCCCAGGGCAACGTCACCTATTCGACATTCAGCATCGATTCCGTGACCGGCGACGAAGGCACGGCTGTGACCGTGACCAAGGACTTCACGGATGTGGGCGTCAACGATACCCACACGGCGACGATCGACTGGGGCGATGGCACGGTCACGACGGGCACGGTCACCGGTACGCCGGGCGGTTCGGGGACTGTCACCGGCAACCATGTCTATGCCGACAATGGCGAATATGACGTCACGGTGACAGTCACGGATGATGATGGTGGCAGCGATTCCGATACGCTGACGGCGACCATTGGCAACGTCGCTCCGACGGTGACTCTGGGTGCGGTCGATTCGATTGTCGAAGACGGCGTCGCGACCCTGACAGCAACTGTGGCCGACCCGGGTACTGCCGATACCTTCAGGGTGGACATCGACTGGGGTGACGGGAACATCGAGACGATCACGCTGCCGGCCAGCGCGACGGGCTCACAGACCTTCTCCGCGACCCATCAGTATCTCGACGATGACCCGACGGCGACACTTTCGGATACCTACACGATCGACGTGTCGGTTGAAGACGATGACGGCGGCGTGGACAGCGCCTCGACGACCGTGCAGGTCGACAACGTCGCCCCC
This is a stretch of genomic DNA from Alphaproteobacteria bacterium. It encodes these proteins:
- a CDS encoding PKD domain-containing protein; the protein is MTTLTTTSPTSGGAVPAGVTEIGGIVLDMIGLNGARVVSQLSASSLFEGFFSGSPGTIGTQSGFDATILNALGGGLSEVAIRITVLDGDTAPGNFDDGQNDLLLNGVNFGDFSDVATNRTSADGLTLISSGTGFGNNTLDTGWFYSNDATTLSNFFSSLSGGAVAFQLSDVDPGDNFFDFTAGVDGGLVNVGQPPNISPIISSVTNSGPVDEGDSATVTVVASDPDATTGGLTYEFDIDNDGTYDVSNSTGVLTIPFADDDPTATPFDLSTVNVRVSDSRGGTDTDSTTIQVNNVAPVIEDGAVDLGTWSQEDFNAGAGNWTVSAGGETVNQSINGNPTVYYSDVPFAGDFQGKITVNTTGDDDFIGFVLGFDAGDLTTNSASDFLLIDWKQGNQFFGSQLGEAGLAVSRVNGLTTNNQDFWGHSGAVTELAEGTTLGSTGWSDLATNEFTFSYTPDNLQIFVNGTLEIDIDSADFGGGPFPAGSLGFYNFSQGNVTYSTFSIDSVTGDEGTAVTVTKDFTDVGVNDTHTATIDWGDGTVTTGTVTGTPGGSGTVTGNHVYADNGEYDVTVTVTDDDGGSDSDTLTATIGNVAPTVTLGAVDSIVEDGVATLTATVADPGTADTFRVDIDWGDGNIETITLPASATGSQTFSATHQYLDDDPTATLSDTYTIDVSVEDDDGGVDSASTTVQVDNVAPEVTGIALTSSIDEDDYATLSGTIVDPGTQDTFTLDLDWGNGETSSIALGTSGLSGADIGGDLVTWNPTTREFSVDHQYLDDNPTATPSDTYAVTGTVTDDDGGVASI